Genomic segment of Terriglobia bacterium:
ACCGCGCATCCTTACCAGCGCTCCGGCGTCGGCTGGCCTTCCGAACTCGATCATCTCACCGCCACCGAAGCCGCCAAGTTTTACAAGAAATATTACGTTCCTTCCAACACCGTTATCGCCCTGGTGGGAGCTCTTAAGCCGGAACAGGTCTTTCCCATCGTGGAAAAGTATTTCGGCCCCATTCCCTATGCCCCCAAGCCAGAGCCCCTCACCACCATTGAGCCTGAGCAGTTCGCGGAACGCACCGTCACCATGGTGGACAAGTCCCAGCCTTTCTACATTGAGGGCTATCACCGGCCCAGCTACAGAGATCCTGACGACGCCGTCTATGACGTGATTTCTGACCTGGTTTCTGAAGGCCGCACCTCGCGTCTCTACCGCTCGCTGGTGCGCGACAAGAAAATCGCGGCGTTCTCCGCCGGCTTCTCCGGCCTGCCGGGCACCAAGTATCCCGGCTTGTTCAGCTTTTTCGCCGTCCCGCTTCCTGGCCACACGCCGCAGGAGATGGGACAGGCCATCCGCGAACAAGTGGACCGGCTCAAGAATGAAGACGTGACCGACGACGAGCTGCAGATGGTCAAGACCCGCGCCAAGGCTAATCTGCTGCGCCAGCTGGCCAACAATCAAGGGCTGGCCATCCAACTGGCGGAAAACCAGCTGCGTTATGGCGACTGGCGCGAGCTCTTCCGCAGCGTGGACAAAATTGACAAAGTCACCAAGGCGGACATCCGCCGCGTGGCCAACAAAGCATTCGTTGACGCCAACCGCACCGTGGCCATCATTGAAAATGAATCGGCGCACGCCAAAACTGCTGCTGCCGATGGCGCACAGAAGAAGGAGACGCACTAATGCTCAACCACAGAATTCTCCGCGAAAAGTTCCTGCCCGTGCTTCTTCTTTCTGCCGCGTTCTGTCTGAGCGTTTGGACCAGTCCCGCGCAGACCGCTCCGCCGGCCAAGCCCAAAGCCCCCGCCGCGGGGACCAAGGCGGCATCGCCCGCCGCGAAAAAATCGGCGCAACAGGATCTGGCTGCCGGTGACCTGGCGGCCATCAAGAAGCCGCCGCTGGCGCCGTTCCACCCGCAACAGCCCAAGCGGGTCCAGTTGTCCAACGGCATGGTGGTCCTCCTGCAAGAAGACCATGAACTGCCTTTGATGGAAGGCTGGATTTCCATTCGCGGCGGCAGCAAGAGCGAACCGGAAGACAAAGTCGGCTTGGTT
This window contains:
- a CDS encoding insulinase family protein, which produces MRRSLGVFSFLLIAILLAASGLAQDVASFEKRTTVKVLKNGLTVILCERPEAPVFSFFTIVDAGAVQDPQGQSGMAHMFEHEAFKGTDRIGTTDYAKEKVALAKVEQAWAAYDREDRRENGRDPKKVAELKAAFDKANEEANQFVIKNRFGEIIDREGGVGLNASTSMDSTQYFYSFPANRLEVWAYLESSRYQHGVLREFYKERDVVHEERRLRTDSNPIGKMVEQFMAAAYTAHPYQRSGVGWPSELDHLTATEAAKFYKKYYVPSNTVIALVGALKPEQVFPIVEKYFGPIPYAPKPEPLTTIEPEQFAERTVTMVDKSQPFYIEGYHRPSYRDPDDAVYDVISDLVSEGRTSRLYRSLVRDKKIAAFSAGFSGLPGTKYPGLFSFFAVPLPGHTPQEMGQAIREQVDRLKNEDVTDDELQMVKTRAKANLLRQLANNQGLAIQLAENQLRYGDWRELFRSVDKIDKVTKADIRRVANKAFVDANRTVAIIENESAHAKTAAADGAQKKETH